From the genome of Procambarus clarkii isolate CNS0578487 chromosome 81, FALCON_Pclarkii_2.0, whole genome shotgun sequence:
TATAATCAAAACAGTGATATTAATTACATGTGTGACCTTCCTGCCAAAATTTGTTCCCAACTTGGTACCTTCATTTGATACTTCCGGCAATATTAATCTTCAGAATTTAATTTACCATATACTGAATCATCTTATTTTTGGTTTTCTGTGGAAAAACGTAATGGAGAATTTTTCTCAATACAGTAGTTAGTTTATTCAGCACTGAAATTTTCTAAATTACTTTTTTCCCCCTCATGTTGGTGTATAAATAACCACAGTACATTAGCATTTGCTTTTCAAAACTATATACTGTGTTTGCTTTGGGCATGCACAAATGTACTGCATACATTATTCATAAAATATAACTATTAACCATGAAGGTGAATGTAAGTCCCAATTTATGTtttaagtgtattaaaaaacaaattttGGGATGTAtcctacatcctttctcaaggtactgtacACAATGACAAAATACAGTGGCGCCTCGATTAAGAGTTTAATCTGTTCCGGCACTAAGTTCGTCATGTGGAAAACATGTCTTGCGAAACAACAAAACTGTCGTCGAAGGTGTCTGAGAACCAGCAGGAACGCTCGTTAATCGAGCGAAAGCTCGTCAGTCGAGAcattttctgcgagtggcttgctcgtaacTGGAGCCGCTCGTCACTCGAAGTTCCactgtattgtactgtatatGAATAGTACCTCgagaaaggatgtaggttacatcccaaaattaagtttttaatacCGTACACTCAAACATAAATTAGATCATTCTTTCACTTTCATTTAAGCACTACGGCAGTGTAGTAAGTTTTCTACTATAAccattttattattttaattgtagtactgtactatattCACTCAATAATGATTATTCACCATTTAAATGTCTgtgcatatacagtacagtagaaACTGGCTTAGCAATCATTTGTTAAATTTGAATACTGGACCATAATTGCTTTAAATATTTGTGAGGACTATTCAGAGGAGCAAGGTTTGCTATTGCTGGAATTTTATTACTTTAAAATTAATCCAATAAGATTAATTAAAACCATTTTTTGTTTAATGAACAGCACTGCatgtttttatttaatttaatgcATTGAAAGATATTTTAGGAAAAGTAGGTATTTTTTATGAAGTGGCAAATCCTGTTAAAAAGGAATGTTAATGTTTATGGTATGAGTGATTTTCTTGTTCCATTTACAGATGGATGAGCAGCTGTCAGACTTTGTTCACAAGAACATAAAGATGAGTGATGAAGCACAAAATTCAAAGAATGGGCCACAAGTTAGTTTTTTGTAGTACTGTACTGTTGGCATAGTTTTGTACTGTACTGATAGATTTTGGGTTAATGATAGTGTAAGTTTTATTGAAAGTAATATTTCAGTTGCAGTTGAAGGGGCATGATAATTAAACTTACGAATAGTTTCATAAGATTTTGCTTAACAGTTAAAGTAGATAATCTTGGGTGGTAATAACAAATTTGTACTTATCTTACAGTACTGTGCTAATTTTCCAAATGTTTGACAACTAACTATGGAGCACTGCAGATGTAGATTGTGGAATGTGTAACAGAGTGGTAGTCCCAGCCCTTATATATTGCTGCGAAACAATGGTGTGGTATGAAACTGAAAAATATCAATAGCTAGAACATTAGAAGTACACAGTGTGAGAAGCATGTGTGGTATTAAGGGAATAGATgagagtaaataattataatgttCTAACCTTATTTACCGAGCCGATTATTCTCCTTTTTATTACAAGCAGCTACCTCAACATCCTATGAAAGTAGGAAATGTTTTAATGATACTGTAATGCATacacaaatatatttaaaaaatgggTCATCTAATGAGTATGAATTGTGCTGTTGCACATGGTCTAGCATTTAGGTTTGTACATAGGTACTGTATCTGTTTTCTTTATCCTTTGCCAATGTTTGCACACATTGCTGCCATTCTCTGCACCACTGTTTATACCCAAGGGTATAAACTTTTATACCCAAGGGTATAAACACCTTGAAACCAGCAATTTCATCATGAATATATCAATTTTGACCTTGAGAAGCAAAGGAGTATGATTTAGAATCACATATACCTGTTGCATGTCACAGGCTGCACATAGTGCACAGTATTTCCAATGAGCTGTAAAATGCATGCCAGCACTCTCAAGCAGTTGCTCTACTGTAGCATAGAATGATTTCTAAACATGGTCTTTAATATTTTTACTCAATTTTGCGGTTTTGTAACTCGTGTAATACATGCCTCAATTTTAATTTCTCTCATAATTAAAATGAAAAAGAAAAGTTACAAGTACTGTACTTGTTGACTGTTAAACTTACTCAGCATTTTGGTAGACCTAGGAGAGCATTGGTACACACGAGTCAGCCTGATACTGCTAGCCATATGTCTAGCTGTGAGTCTCTACTACTCTGTGTACTCTTCAAAAGAAATAACAAATGTACTGGTACTTTGGAATACAATATACTTGTATATTGTATTCATTATACAGTAATAATATAAGACACATTCAGCACTgtattactgtatataaataatgTAGTATTTTAATTCAGACTTAATAcatatacactatataatttgaaatacaAATTAGCTACATTTTGTTGTTGTATCATGTACTGTAATTTGCCTTTTAAttcaatttaaaaaatataattcttatccatatatgtactatactgtaATGAACATTCCAATACTGTAGTACCATATCCAGGCTGTTTGTTGATATACTTTTGAAGACCTAATATATTGTTTTTTCTTTCTTCAGAATAATAAAGATGGTGAACAAGTAAAAAAGAAACCTGGGAAATTTACATTAAAAACACCAAAGGGCACCCGGGATTATGGGCCGGTAGAAATGACCGTCAGAAGACAGGTAAGATTTAGATAAGTTTATCATTACTGTATCATAATAGAGTAAGTCTGTACTCAGCTGGCTTTTGGCACAAGGCCTTATGCTCCTAAGAAACCTAGAGCACCTGCATTTTTAGATAAAAGAAACCACAAATGTCAGAGACACTTCAAATGTGTTTGAATATCATATTGAAGTACTGTTTTAAAATTCTTTCTTCAGTTCCAACTCATTACTGACAGGTGTTTATGGCATAACATCTACTGAGGTGATTGCTGATTTtgggatcttatcttgaggttatcttgagatgatttcgaggcttttttagtgtccccgcggcccggtcctcgaccaggcctccacccccaggaagcagcccgtgacagctgactaacacccaggtacctatttactgctaggtaacaggggcatagggtgaaagaaactctgcccattgtttctcgccggcgcctgggatcgaacccaggaccacaggatcacaagtcccgcgtgctgtccgctcggccgaccggctccctgggatGATCACAAGTATGGTGGACTGCTCCATCCTATGCCATTTTGCAATGCAAGTCTTGCAGGAAAGCATGGCAGAATTAAAACCGTTCACACATTCCAAAAGCCACATTAAAATGGGATACACTTTGTGATGTTTTGTATTTCCAATTCAATTATTTAACAACAAAATTTGATGTAACACTGAAATCTGTGTTTACTGTGTTTATATTTTAGTCAAAATACCCAATTACAGTTTTTgtgtaatatttatttatttattaattaaagcAAAGCATATTTTAATGAGCATCATTTGATAATGTGTAATTTTTTGAAGCTTAAAGAATGCATATACCATAAGTGAGCCTTATAATAACTTGTTTAATTTTATTTCCAGGTTTTTGATACAATATATAATGTATTCCACTTGCATGGAGCTGTAGAAATTGAGACACCAGTATTTGAACTTAAGGTTCGTGCTTCTCATTAATGTTGATATTTTATGCTTGACCTCTTAACATTTGCAAATTGAGTGATGTCAGTAATTAAAATACTGTTAAAGTATTGTCATGTGATGTAGGTTAGTGCATGCCTGTTTTTTGTCTGATTCTCGGACAGCTCTTATCTAATGTCAAATTTGTACACACACTTCAGGCACCCTTACATACAGAAACACTGAAGGTCTTAATTCTTGTTAGGTGTTGGTTTAGTTAAATTagcataagaatataagaaattATTATAGTTCAGCTTTATCATGAGTTTTTCCTTGTTTATAAGAATATTCATAATATATGTATTGTGAAACATGCCTTGCATACAGAAAAGAAAACTCCTCTGATCATTCTCTTTACTGTAAATTACAGTATAACCAAACTGACGTTTGTATTTTCTCAATAGGATGTGCTTACTGGCAAATATGGAGAGGATTCAAAACTTATTTATGACCTGGAGGACCAAGGAGGCGAAATTCTATCGATGAGATATGACCTTACAGTCCCTTTTGCCCGATATGTCGCCATGAATAAAATTGCAAACATAAAACGATATCATGTAGCTCGTGTCTACCGTAGAGACAATCCAGCTATGACGAGAGGTATGAATTAAATTAGTTGTGGCAGAATTTTttcagaggaaaaaaaaaaatatttggccattttaggTTATTTCTGTTTTGGTGTTATATTCAGTGTATAATTAGCATCCATGTTCTGGCTGTAAAATCCTCGAGTGATATAATATATTGACCTAATGACTAGTCCTTAATTTAGTAACTGAAGTGGTACTTAGAATGGACATTATAGCATAAACCTTTTGATGatgattattttatattttattaaaattttttaaatattatGTATAAATTTTTATGTAAATTACAGGTCCTAATATAATCTTATACTCAatactctagtcttataaatatcaAGATAAGACAACATTTGATTGTATTTTGTCTCATTTTACAGGTCGATATAGAGAGTTTTACCAGTGTGACTTTGATATTGCTGGGCAATATGATCCTATGATTGCTGATGCAGAGTGTGTACAGCTAGTTCATCAAGTGTTGTCAAAACTGAACTTGGGAGACTTTATCATTAAGGTCAAAAACCACTGACTTTATCTTGTGCAGCCATAGATTTCAACATAATAATTTTCTATATTGTACTTTAAATAAAAAAGTATatggttaattttagttaaaaATGATAAAATTGATGGGAATATAACATGCAGAAATGTTTTAAATATTGTAGTACTGTATAGTATATGCTTAATTTGTTTCATTATTTTGAATTTATATTTTTAGGTAAACCACAGAAAAATCCTTGATGGAGTATTTGGGGCATGTGGTGTCCCATGTGAGAAGTTCCGTCCGATTTGCTCTGCAGTGGACAAGCTTGACAAGTCACCTTGGGAAGACGTAAGAAAAGAAATGGTAGATGAGAAGGGCTTGGATGATAATGTTGCTGATATTATTGGAGAATATGTTAAGTTTTCTGGCAAGGAGGATCTCATAGAAAAGCTAAAGAATGATGAGCGATTGAAAAATTCAGCTGCTGCTCAGGTAAGATATTTTACAAAATTATCACAGTAATGGTTCAACAAGATCACATACTGGTAGAATGAATATTGTGCATTCCTTGTGCATTCCTAGTGTTCTGTGTTCATGTGACATTTTTGTTGTTAAAAGTAAAACGTCTAAAGCTACACAGAGACCAAGCAGATACAATATTGGACATTCTTCAGTACATGCTCCAGTCTGTCTCATACattacatcatcatcattacttcTTTCTTACATTATTGAAGAGTGGGAGATCATCTTTGAGGAAAAAAAGGCAGCTGACCATTCACCATTTCAAGTACATTATACAGTCTCATGAAGAAACAAGCTTCAGCAAAtagcagcaaattatccacagtaGCTTCATAAGAATAGGTATATAGTTCTCCTTATGAATTATTACAAAGTACAAACACCACTTTCACTCCCTTACAAACTGCTGCCACTCATGTTTCTTCCCTGCCAAGTTCCACATACTTTTCACACACTATCCCTACTTCTTTACACCATGTCATCTCTTCCTGCCCTCAAAGTAGTATTAATACTTTCACTTCATTAGTCTGTTGTTACCCATTTATTCAACATGTCCAAATTAAAATTTCCTGAATTAACCCCTTTATTTCATTGTATCAAATGTACAGGATGGTCACAGTATTATCACCTACATAATTTTCTatccgattatatatatatacacacacacacttctgaagtATTATGTTTTGTGGTAAATTTTAATAATCATCTTTTCTGACAGGCTGGCCTTGCAGACCTTAATCTTCTCTATCAGTACTGTAAGAGTCTTGATTGTGATGCCCACTTGGTGTTTGACATGGGTTTGGCTCGAGGCCTTGACTATTACACTGGAGTTATTTATGAGGCTGTGTTGACAGCTGGCCAGACTAAAGATGGACCTGTGGGAAGTGTTGCGGGAGGTGGAAGGTACGATGGACTGGTAGGGATGTTTGATCCAAAAAAGAAGACTGTGCCTTGTGTTGGTGTCAGTTTTGGCATTGAAAGATTATTTGCTATTCAAGAGCAGAAGCAGCGAGCAGAAAATGACAAGGTGAGTTATGAAGGCTCGTTTGTAATGAtctgagaatttttttttatactgtAGCTTTTTAATAATATTACCTTCAACTTGGTACCATATGTTCCAGTAGTACAATTGGGTTCTTTCttaactcacaatcgagaattctgggttcgaatcctaggtaggacagaaatagttgggcacgtttcccatcacctaccagtaaataagtacccaggaattagtcagcttgttgtgggcttGCATCCTGTGGTGGGTCAATAGCTAGACTTTTTAGGGGAAAGGAGGGGGTGGACCCCCTCCTTTCCTCCTTAAGCCTAACATGCATACACTAGCTGCATATTCTCTGACATAATGAATTTTTCTAAGATTCTTTGTACAGTATGTGCTTTTAATAatgtcttaataataataatgctattTGCACTAATATTGTACTGCATCAATAAATAGACAGCATCTTATAACTTATTTAATCTGTCCATCTTCCTTTGATGTTCTCATGGTCAATTTCAACTCATTAGGAATCATATTAAAACTAATAATTATTGTTTtgttggggacaggcagcctgtatatatacagtatatattttaggCTTGTATTGAGGTCCCCCAAGGTTGAACTgctgaccttgccaggatataatGCCTCAACAGTTGCCTAGCTCCTGGGTACccatttacttctaggtaaacaAAGACTTTAGGTGAAAAAAAATGTGCCAGACTATTTTTGTCCCGCTCGGGATTCAAACCCAGGATTCCCAGTTGAGAATGAATATAACTGTACTACAGAAACCTATATAATTCAACAGTGTAGCATGACAATAACAACTCACTAGATCTAAATAAATTTACCCATCAATTGTACTTTAACATTTGCACTATATTTAACTTTTTGTATTAAAGAAAAACAGTACTGTATTGGTATTGTGCTAGATATCTTTACTGAAATTTGATTGTAGATTATAGTACTTGATTTAGGGTTTTCATGCTGAAAATATGTAGTGCTTTAAACATAAAGTTAGCTCTGATTTTGATAGAACACTAAACATGAATTATGTCTGTAAATGTTCAAGCAttttaaagatttttttttatggAAATAAATTGTTGATTTACCATAGTACTTGTAGGTCCTGGTTAGATTTTGAAGTGAAGTGGGCAAAATGAAAGGCCAGTCTATCATAGAACTTCATTGTTTCACAGAAGTTTTTGAGTAATGTGCTCTCATTGGGCAGTTCTCATTCCTTTCATATAGTTTTGTTCCCACTGATGGAACAGTGATGCAAGTGATGGAACAAACCAGCATGTGATGCTTAAACATTCTAAAGTACTCATTCAATATTTGTTTAATTGCATTCTGCATATGACCACACTCTTAAGAGAAGTTCCTGTAGAAAAGAAGATGCAGCAAATATATACTATAAATACAATTACACTCGTGTTGGTTCTAATATTAACACTAATGTTCTGACCCATCAATGCATTCATGACTAAATGTTCCAGGCATCTTGGAGTCCTGCTCAGTGATACTTAAAACATTTATACTTTATAAACATTTTCTCAGTTAGCTTTTGGGTTTAATTTCGTGTCAAAATACTTGCAAATGAATTTGCTACCTTGCTAGAGTACAGATGCAAAATAAAAAGTGATTTGATAATAAGATTTGCATGACACTGATGAATATAAAAATTTTCATCTCAACATTCCTCATATTTCTAAATATGGAAATGTTTCCACATTATTGGTCTGTGCTATTGTATAAAGAAAGCAAACATAACTCATTCTTTTCTAGCAGATAATCTGCAAATCATGGTGAAAATTCTCACAAGCAGAGCAATTATTATCTTTATTGACAGATACCTGGCCGAGGTGATCTCTAGTTGGTCCCCCTGATAAGCTAGGTTCACACTGTtccaataagtaaataaataaataaattaaactaATAAATGACAAATGATATCATGAATTTTGAGATGAATgacatttttgtatcatcagaatATTTACTGTTGGAATATGGATGATATGTTTCATCATCATCAGCATGGTAAAGTGTTAAAACATATACAGTATCTGGAACTTGTTTACTTTTACACTTTAAATATTTTGATATAACTTGCTTTGAATTTTACTGTATTTGTTACAGCTGCGATCAACCCAAACAGAAGTGTTTGTGGCAGCTGCATGTAAAGGAATGGTACATGAAAGATTGAAACTTGTTGGTCTTCTGCATAGTGCAGGAATTAAGGCAGAATCTAGCTACAAAAACAACCCAAAGATCCTCACTCAGCTACAGGTAAGGATGTAATAGCTTCAAAAGTTATCTTTATATTAATCCTAGTAGAGTATTGTTCTTGGTTTTACCAGTGTGTTATTTTACTGTTATAAGAACCCACTCCTTCATCCTCTGTAGTATGAATAGTGGTACTTTTATATCAATGTGAGGTGCTCCAAAAACATGTGCATGGCCAAGGATACTATATGGCTGACATGTTGCCCAAGTCAGCAGTATTCTCATGTACACCCAGTCAGCATGCTGTCAACTTTTTCAGAGGTTTATTAAGGAAAATATGGTATCAAGATGAAGTCACAATAATATGGCTGACAagttgacacccaacccacaaagCTGAAAGTAAAGAAACTATGTTGTTTCAGTCTGCCCTGGAGCATTAATCACGTGACTTAATAATGATCaaggacggactgaaacatcaTTGTTTCTTCATTTTTAGGTTTGTGGTTTTGGTGTCAATACTGTATGGATATCGGGAGTCTTCGTTGGTGGTGGCGGCAATGTTTGTGGTTCACGTGTCCTCGGTgattcccctcccctcctccaatCATGCATAAGCCAGCCAGGCTAGATGTAGGCAGCCAAAACAAGCAGCCCTAAAGGTGTACAGTGGCAGTCACATCTTTATCCTGCTCGCTCCCTGCCCACCCTGTTCTGTAACATAAACCAACCCCACTGTACCTTCGATCTCGGTTCCCATGTCATATTAAGCATGTTTTACTTTATACTAATTTATCCATTTGCTTATATAAACAAAAGCAAAGATTCTTAGTGTAAGTATTTGCCTCCAGGTGACAATGTGTGCGCACTACAAAAACTTTTGCATGACCTGCTAGTGCCATGTATCCATCCTATGCTGTCCCAGATGTTTATTATGTAAAATACTATAATTGATCGCTGTTGAAAGGAAGTGTGTTGGTGATGTACCAGTGCCTAGGTGACCCAATGGAAATGGATACCTCTAAGAAGGAATTTCACAGATTAAATGTGTTTAAAGGCAGGGCTATAGAGTAATCCCTTTAGTCAGGTTTTCTGGTATTGCATGACAGGTTGAACTTTAGATTTTGCTTGGTAAACTTCAACCATGTAGCGTGTGAATAAGGATATAAATGGTATTATCTTTAATTTTGCTCAGAATGGCTTCTGTTGGTGTCATTGTAGCATTAGTCTACAATAGCAAGTGACACTGAAGAAGACTCCTGTATCAGCTGTACATTACCACCTACCACTTCAACTTTTTAAATGTCTAATGATAAAGGAATAGTCAAGCTATTTGTTTGGTGGTCTAGGAATGCATCCTATATTGATAACATTGCGCCTATTGGAAATATTGTTTTGAACAGCTGTTTaacgaagtgtgtgtgtgtgttccgaaAAGGGGTTTGTAAGTTTTGTACTACATTTACATTTGTTTACTCAAAGCATAATCATGTGAGTAAtgctaaatataaatatgtttttgAGTAAACTAGAAAATCAAGGGGGAAATGGTGTTAAtatacagtatgtcaattttaatAATTCTTACCGTTACTTATCTTTATGCTAACTCACCTTACAATTAGGTTTGGTGTCCAACCAAACCTTCATGTTGCTGCTGGTAGTCTTTCAATGTATTACAACTTTACTGATCATTCCTGCCTTGATCACTTGAATATACAATTTTCTGTTCTTACTGGAAATGCTGTTAAGTGTTACACAACTTCCATGTATAATTAACTTTGTTTCAATTTCTTTGATGGTCATCTGGCATCATATACAATATGAAATTGCTTGACTTTGCAGAATTGCAAGTCACTTGGTATTTTTTAGgctgtactgtacagtttctcatCCGCAGTATACTTCGTGAATGTAACAGAATGCACACAGATGTTTGAGAGTTCAGGTGGAGTTGTGTAGTGATAAACTGGTATTCCTTTTTTATGTAGAATTTTATTTAATTCATTTAGTTCATTCATTCATGTACTTTTGTGTTCAGAAATCTAATAATTAGTTGGTTTTCTTTTATAGTATGCTGAAGATAATGCAATTCCACTGGTAGTGCTTATTGGAGAATCAGAAGTGCAAGAAGGTATAGTGAAACTTCGAGAAACAGCCACACGTGCAGAAGTATCTGTCAAAAGGGAGGAAATGGTAACGGCCATCAAGCAAAGGCTTGAAAATAAGTAGCATAATATTTATTGTCTAGCACTAATGCATATTAAAATGTTAATGTACACTGGTTCAAGAATTAGAAATTTTCAGAAAAGTGTTAATGTGGATACTGTAATCATTTTGTCAAGAAAAGTAAACTCATTGTAGCTTTCAATTTTGGAGAATAATGTCAATTAAGGCCtcataattttataattatttgtaAATTGAGTAATCATTACAGTATCTATCAGACTGGGAATGGTAATTGAATTGTGTCATTCTTAaataaagaattcacagcttgtgGTGATGTTTTTCCAACACATTTATGTCTTAGCCCAAATGATCAATTTTATATACTTGGGTAAAAAAAATTTGCATAGTGAAAACCCTAAATCAGTAAACCCAGACGAAGATGGCAGCAGACAGGAAAGTGTAACAGGCAGCTCAATTgagatacacacacacgcaaagggCATTTGCAGACATtgtggaaagagaaagatattggAATGCACTTACAATCATCCCAAAAAATACCTCAATATACTTTAAGTGAAAAATTTATGCTCTGGATCAACATGCAGGTATTTCTATCTAGATTTGCAAAATCTCTCAAAGAAAATGCTATTACTTGTGCTGCCCAGATTTAAATATGAAAGGCACAGAATGGCAAACAGGAACATGGTTTAGGAGAAGAGGCAAATAATTTAAAGAGCCAGAAGAAATAGGTTTCGAAAGGTGGCACATAGGGCATTCATGATACTGGAACTGGCAAAGGAAACCATATGCACATCAGTCACAGTTACAACTATGACATGCAACACCAGTACAGGTCAGAACAAATCTAATATGAACCCCAAATAACAGAACTCCCTGAAAAACCTAAAGATGCACCAGAGCAATCTCATTGTTTTTATAGTCCTTAGCAAAATTAAAAGGCAAAAAACTAAATATCTCTTATAAATGGCCTCCACAGAAGCAAATGcactatttggagctttcacagaaatccAAATGGGGGAAAtaatggacagtgagatctggataccagattataatttatataaattcaagTAACTAGGTTATATGGAGTGGTAGATTTGTATATTGGAGAGGATCTTATATGCTCAAGAGCTCCTAAACTTTACAAATGAGATGGTAGAAATACTTggataaaattagagaaaacaaacctatgtaattattttaatatactaAAATACAAACTTCTAGATGCAATGGTTGAGGAATTTACAGAGCAGGTTATCAGAATAGAAAATAGCCTCAATACCAGATATTATTTTCTTTGGAGTCTTCAACCTACCcactctaagatggagaatagcaaacaatgttATACCAA
Proteins encoded in this window:
- the HisRS gene encoding histidine--tRNA ligase isoform X6; translation: MSLPLLSSTNSQEVPLVLLDVHLSQYSYVGGFQPSQADIAVLTSGCVPHSPPHTLCNVRRWAAHMATFSSSECQALPPYTVGCKNNKDGEQVKKKPGKFTLKTPKGTRDYGPVEMTVRRQVFDTIYNVFHLHGAVEIETPVFELKDVLTGKYGEDSKLIYDLEDQGGEILSMRYDLTVPFARYVAMNKIANIKRYHVARVYRRDNPAMTRGRYREFYQCDFDIAGQYDPMIADAECVQLVHQVLSKLNLGDFIIKVNHRKILDGVFGACGVPCEKFRPICSAVDKLDKSPWEDVRKEMVDEKGLDDNVADIIGEYVKFSGKEDLIEKLKNDERLKNSAAAQAGLADLNLLYQYCKSLDCDAHLVFDMGLARGLDYYTGVIYEAVLTAGQTKDGPVGSVAGGGRYDGLVGMFDPKKKTVPCVGVSFGIERLFAIQEQKQRAENDKLRSTQTEVFVAAACKGMVHERLKLVGLLHSAGIKAESSYKNNPKILTQLQYAEDNAIPLVVLIGESEVQEGIVKLRETATRAEVSVKREEMVTAIKQRLENK
- the HisRS gene encoding histidine--tRNA ligase isoform X10, whose protein sequence is MAFIGSLYRSLKPANQLMAGRGITIQMSATLLSSLPGTRSLVYKNNKDGEQVKKKPGKFTLKTPKGTRDYGPVEMTVRRQVFDTIYNVFHLHGAVEIETPVFELKDVLTGKYGEDSKLIYDLEDQGGEILSMRYDLTVPFARYVAMNKIANIKRYHVARVYRRDNPAMTRGRYREFYQCDFDIAGQYDPMIADAECVQLVHQVLSKLNLGDFIIKVNHRKILDGVFGACGVPCEKFRPICSAVDKLDKSPWEDVRKEMVDEKGLDDNVADIIGEYVKFSGKEDLIEKLKNDERLKNSAAAQAGLADLNLLYQYCKSLDCDAHLVFDMGLARGLDYYTGVIYEAVLTAGQTKDGPVGSVAGGGRYDGLVGMFDPKKKTVPCVGVSFGIERLFAIQEQKQRAENDKLRSTQTEVFVAAACKGMVHERLKLVGLLHSAGIKAESSYKNNPKILTQLQYAEDNAIPLVVLIGESEVQEGIVKLRETATRAEVSVKREEMVTAIKQRLENK